A single Coraliomargarita sinensis DNA region contains:
- a CDS encoding efflux RND transporter permease subunit: protein MEDSSNAPKGMLAWMAKKSIAANLLMLLLIAGGFWTAINIQKEVFPEFELDIVNVSVVYPGAAPAEVEQGILQPVEEAIRGVQGIREVSSTAEEGNGSVTIELIAGVNRMKVFQDIDQAVNRIRTFPDDIEEPEVVLRSRQRDVMEIGLYGPVDVWTLRQLAEELRIRLLAEEGLTQVEINRVPDFMTHVEIPRHRLREFGLTLNEVARIIEDSSNDVPAGSIETNAGEILLRMKERKQWAEEFAEIKILTGEGGAELTLGEIADVRDGFEEYGFHSQFNEQPSVELEIFRVGQQSPLDIEETVKRVMEEFEAIAPEGVQLRIDSNRAQDFRERLTLLLENGLMAIVIVLAILSLFLEFRLAFWVMMGMTTSFVGGIVFLPMLGVSINMVSMFAFLISLGIVVDDAIVVGENIYEYRQKGMSLIDAAIQGVRDIAGPVTFSILTNVVAFVPLLFMPGTTGKFWWPIPAVVITVLLVSLFEALFILPAHLGHVSKRRSSGIGDRLHGVQQKFSKGFSRFVDTYYRRALKICLKHRYITFSAAVALFIIVGGYARSGHMGMILMPEVAADEIEAGVRLPVGVTRDQSARVAEDITKATRRMFDEHNLYEQAEGVKTNVRDGNFIDVEIVLKAPAERTMRARDIISLWRDNIGEITGVDQITFEAERGPGGWRQDIVVDLSHTNIDTLELATAAFVERMEGYATTTNVNDNYNRGKKQFDFKLLPEGRLLGLTSEEIGRQVRDAFYGSLALRQLRGIHEIEVRVKLPEIERESLDNLENFVIRTPSGVEVPLMEVVEVNTTEAFSSINRRNGRRVVSVGMDVQPKRAVGQIIEAIELEEMPQLQADFPGLTYSFEGSQSDMRESTQALKGGFVLAMLVIYSLLAVAFGSYIQPLIVMVAIPFGIIGGVIGHILLGFDLSLISLMGMIALSGVVVNDSLIMIDFANRNRGDQSAFDAITQAGVRRFRPIILTTLTTFGGLTPIILETSQQAAYLIPMAISLGFGIVFATSIILILVPSLYLILEDVKPQSKLTTDS from the coding sequence ATGGAAGATTCCAGCAACGCGCCGAAGGGCATGCTCGCTTGGATGGCGAAGAAATCGATCGCCGCCAACCTGCTCATGCTGCTGTTGATTGCGGGCGGCTTCTGGACTGCGATCAATATTCAGAAAGAGGTCTTTCCCGAGTTTGAGCTCGATATCGTCAATGTCAGCGTAGTTTACCCCGGCGCCGCCCCCGCCGAAGTGGAGCAAGGGATTCTCCAACCGGTTGAGGAGGCGATTCGCGGTGTCCAGGGCATCCGTGAAGTTAGTTCCACTGCCGAGGAAGGCAACGGCTCGGTCACGATTGAGTTAATTGCCGGGGTCAACCGGATGAAGGTCTTTCAGGACATTGACCAAGCGGTTAACCGGATCCGCACCTTCCCCGACGATATTGAAGAACCGGAGGTGGTTCTGCGGAGTCGCCAGCGCGACGTCATGGAGATCGGTTTATACGGCCCCGTCGACGTCTGGACCCTGCGTCAACTCGCGGAGGAGTTGCGCATCCGCCTGCTCGCCGAAGAAGGGCTCACGCAAGTCGAGATCAACCGGGTGCCGGACTTCATGACTCACGTCGAGATTCCCCGTCATCGACTGCGGGAGTTCGGGCTCACGCTCAATGAGGTGGCCCGCATCATCGAGGATTCCAGTAACGACGTCCCCGCCGGTTCTATCGAGACCAACGCAGGGGAGATCCTTCTACGCATGAAGGAACGCAAGCAGTGGGCTGAAGAATTTGCCGAAATCAAGATTCTGACCGGTGAAGGAGGTGCGGAACTCACCCTGGGAGAGATCGCGGACGTCCGGGACGGTTTCGAAGAATATGGCTTTCACTCCCAGTTTAACGAGCAGCCCTCCGTCGAGCTGGAGATCTTCCGGGTCGGTCAGCAATCGCCGCTCGATATTGAAGAGACCGTCAAACGGGTGATGGAAGAATTTGAAGCAATTGCTCCGGAAGGAGTCCAGTTACGGATCGACAGCAACCGGGCGCAGGACTTTCGCGAGCGGCTGACCCTGCTCCTGGAAAACGGTCTGATGGCGATCGTCATCGTACTTGCCATTCTCTCCCTATTTTTGGAATTCCGCCTAGCCTTCTGGGTGATGATGGGAATGACGACTTCGTTTGTCGGTGGGATCGTCTTCCTCCCGATGCTGGGCGTGAGCATCAACATGGTCTCGATGTTCGCCTTCCTGATCTCACTGGGCATCGTCGTTGACGACGCCATCGTGGTGGGGGAAAACATCTACGAATACCGGCAGAAGGGAATGAGCCTGATCGACGCCGCTATTCAGGGCGTGCGCGATATCGCGGGGCCGGTCACCTTCAGTATCCTGACCAACGTCGTGGCCTTCGTTCCACTGCTCTTCATGCCGGGCACGACCGGTAAATTCTGGTGGCCGATTCCTGCCGTCGTGATCACCGTTTTACTGGTCTCACTCTTTGAGGCTCTGTTTATCCTGCCCGCACACCTCGGCCATGTTTCGAAGCGCCGCAGCTCAGGGATTGGCGATCGCTTACACGGGGTACAGCAAAAATTCTCAAAGGGGTTCAGCCGCTTTGTTGACACCTACTACCGCCGCGCGCTCAAGATCTGTCTCAAACATCGCTATATCACCTTCAGTGCTGCCGTTGCCCTATTTATCATTGTTGGAGGTTATGCACGTAGCGGCCATATGGGCATGATTCTAATGCCGGAAGTTGCCGCCGACGAGATCGAGGCCGGCGTCCGCTTACCGGTCGGAGTCACCCGCGACCAGTCTGCCCGCGTGGCTGAGGATATCACCAAGGCGACCCGGCGCATGTTTGATGAGCACAATCTATACGAACAGGCGGAAGGCGTAAAAACCAATGTTCGCGATGGTAATTTTATCGATGTTGAAATCGTGCTCAAGGCCCCCGCCGAACGTACGATGCGAGCCAGGGACATCATCTCACTCTGGCGCGATAATATCGGGGAAATCACCGGCGTGGACCAAATCACCTTCGAGGCCGAGCGTGGCCCCGGAGGGTGGCGGCAGGATATCGTGGTCGACCTCAGCCACACCAATATCGACACGCTCGAGCTAGCGACAGCCGCCTTCGTTGAGAGAATGGAAGGCTATGCGACGACGACCAACGTCAACGATAACTACAATCGCGGGAAGAAGCAGTTTGACTTCAAGCTCCTTCCTGAAGGTCGCTTGCTTGGTCTCACCTCCGAGGAAATCGGCCGTCAGGTACGCGACGCTTTTTACGGTTCCCTTGCCCTGCGCCAGCTGCGCGGCATTCACGAAATCGAAGTACGGGTCAAGCTTCCGGAAATCGAACGTGAGTCCCTGGACAATCTGGAGAACTTTGTTATCCGCACACCTTCCGGAGTCGAGGTGCCCCTGATGGAAGTGGTCGAAGTCAACACCACCGAAGCCTTCTCCAGTATCAATCGGCGCAATGGACGTCGCGTCGTCTCCGTTGGGATGGATGTGCAACCCAAGCGCGCGGTCGGACAAATCATTGAGGCGATCGAGCTCGAAGAGATGCCGCAGCTACAGGCGGATTTTCCGGGCCTGACCTACAGCTTCGAAGGCAGCCAATCCGACATGCGGGAGTCCACCCAAGCGCTCAAAGGCGGCTTCGTGCTGGCCATGCTTGTGATCTATTCACTGCTCGCCGTCGCCTTCGGCAGCTACATTCAACCGCTCATTGTGATGGTAGCCATTCCCTTCGGCATCATCGGCGGCGTAATCGGGCACATCCTGCTCGGCTTCGACCTCTCCCTCATCAGTTTAATGGGCATGATCGCCCTCTCCGGGGTGGTGGTCAACGACTCGCTGATCATGATTGACTTCGCCAATCGTAACCGGGGGGATCAATCCGCTTTTGATGCGATCACCCAAGCCGGGGTACGACGTTTCCGTCCAATCATTCTCACTACTCTCACCACCTTCGGCGGGCTCACCCCCATCATTCTCGAAACCTCCCAGCAAGCTGCTTACCTTATTCCCATGGCGATCTCGCTGGGCTTCGGCATCGTCTTTGCCACCTCGATCATTCTGATTCTGGTGCCGAGCCTCTATCTGATTCTTGAGGATGTTAAACCACAGTCGAAATTAACAACCGACTCCTAA